In a single window of the Paenibacillus sp. MMS20-IR301 genome:
- a CDS encoding OFA family MFS transporter: MQPKLNRWTILIVSVLINICVGSIYAFSVFAMPLSKVFGATMPQIMMAFTINGAISPIPMILGGKLVDKGGARKAIFLGGAMFGIGFILSGLATAPWMLYLTYGVITGIGQGIVYSATIGNTVKLFPDKRGLAAGLVTAGYGGGTIVIAPIANALITGSGVQSAMMMLGGAFLVVILGCGTLVKAAPALYTPPGWTPPVTAGRPGGISFNWNEIIRKPIFYVIACLFLIGALSGMMVTANASVIGQTMFGLTAASAALFVSLYSLCNCLGRIVWGAVSDRIGRTRCLMAIYLVIAAMMLTIALSSSVTGFAVAIIGIGLCFGGTMGIFPSIVGEKFGMKYYGVNYGVTFIGYSGAAFFGPRIAGSVAAANGGAFTNAFYIALVIALAGFALTFVFKAMENKNTAAPVTPNRAA; encoded by the coding sequence ATCCAACCGAAACTGAACCGCTGGACCATCCTGATCGTCTCTGTTCTGATCAATATCTGTGTAGGCTCGATCTACGCCTTCAGCGTGTTCGCAATGCCGCTAAGCAAAGTCTTCGGCGCTACGATGCCGCAGATCATGATGGCCTTCACCATCAATGGCGCCATCTCGCCAATCCCGATGATTCTCGGCGGCAAGCTCGTCGACAAGGGGGGCGCCCGCAAGGCGATCTTCCTCGGCGGGGCGATGTTCGGCATCGGCTTTATCCTGTCAGGACTGGCGACTGCACCGTGGATGCTCTACCTGACCTACGGTGTGATTACAGGCATTGGACAGGGGATCGTCTACTCGGCTACCATCGGCAACACTGTCAAGCTGTTCCCGGATAAAAGAGGGCTGGCTGCCGGGCTCGTTACCGCAGGCTACGGCGGAGGGACGATTGTCATTGCCCCCATCGCCAATGCCCTGATTACCGGCTCCGGCGTGCAGTCGGCCATGATGATGCTTGGCGGAGCTTTCCTGGTCGTCATCCTTGGCTGCGGCACACTCGTTAAGGCTGCTCCGGCCTTGTATACGCCGCCCGGCTGGACGCCGCCGGTTACAGCCGGACGCCCCGGAGGCATCAGCTTCAACTGGAATGAAATCATCCGTAAGCCGATTTTCTACGTCATTGCCTGCCTGTTCCTGATCGGCGCCTTGTCCGGCATGATGGTGACCGCCAACGCTTCTGTCATCGGCCAGACGATGTTCGGCCTGACAGCCGCCAGCGCCGCCCTGTTCGTCAGTCTGTATTCACTCTGTAACTGCCTCGGCCGCATTGTCTGGGGCGCGGTGTCTGACCGCATCGGACGCACCAGATGCCTGATGGCCATCTATCTGGTCATCGCGGCGATGATGCTGACCATTGCGCTGTCTTCATCGGTTACCGGCTTTGCTGTCGCGATCATCGGAATCGGCCTTTGCTTCGGCGGCACGATGGGGATCTTCCCGTCGATTGTCGGGGAGAAGTTCGGGATGAAGTATTACGGCGTTAACTATGGTGTAACATTCATCGGCTATTCGGGCGCAGCCTTCTTTGGCCCGCGGATTGCCGGCTCGGTTGCTGCCGCGAACGGCGGGGCATTCACCAACGCCTTCTATATCGCACTCGTCATTGCCCTGGCCGGATTTGCTTTAACCTTTGTGTTCAAGGCCATGGAGAACAAGAATACAGCTGCTCCAGTCACGCCTAACCGCGCTGCATAA
- a CDS encoding acyl CoA:acetate/3-ketoacid CoA transferase produces the protein MSKVISAAEAAALIKDGDTVAASGFGLSCWAEEMGIAIEERFLKSGAPRNLTVMHASAVGNRRDKGMSHLGHEGLIKRWIGGIAIASPGMAKLIEEDKCEAYNLPQGVITQLFREIAAKRPGVITKVGLETFVDPRLEGGRMSASSKEDLVKVIELEGEEWLFYKTFPIQVALIRGTVADENGNLTLEKEGLHMEVLPIAQAVRNSGGIVIAQVETVAKNGTLNPKDVKVPGILIDHLVVARPENHFQTENTLYNPAFSGQVKIPLEAIETIPLDERKVISRRSAAELAPNTVLNLGVGIPVNVSTIAAEEGVSDQLILTTEAGSIGGVPAGLKDFGHAYNSEAIVDHDAQFDFYDGGGIDLSVLGLAQTDQFGNVNVSKFGSRVAGCGGFINISQAAKKLVFAGTFTAGGLEVKVEDGQLKIVQEGKAKKFLKKVQQVTFSGSYATKVGQPVIYITERAVFELRAGAMTLTEIAPGIDLQRDILDQMEFAPAIAADLRPMDPGMFREAWGSLKSIIEARKAPQSQQEPVAIG, from the coding sequence ATGTCGAAAGTGATTTCGGCTGCAGAGGCCGCAGCATTAATTAAAGACGGAGATACGGTGGCAGCGAGCGGATTCGGCCTCTCGTGCTGGGCGGAGGAGATGGGGATTGCCATCGAGGAACGTTTCCTGAAGAGCGGTGCACCGCGTAACCTGACAGTCATGCACGCCAGCGCCGTCGGCAACCGCCGCGATAAGGGCATGAGCCATCTTGGACATGAAGGGCTCATCAAGCGCTGGATCGGGGGGATCGCCATCGCCTCACCGGGCATGGCCAAGCTGATCGAGGAAGACAAGTGTGAAGCCTACAACCTGCCGCAAGGTGTCATTACGCAGCTGTTCCGTGAGATTGCAGCGAAGCGTCCGGGGGTCATTACCAAGGTTGGGCTGGAGACCTTCGTGGATCCGCGCCTCGAAGGCGGCCGGATGTCAGCCTCCTCGAAGGAGGATCTGGTCAAGGTGATTGAGCTGGAAGGCGAAGAATGGCTCTTCTACAAGACGTTCCCCATTCAGGTTGCACTGATCCGCGGTACAGTCGCTGATGAGAACGGCAACCTGACACTGGAGAAGGAAGGGCTGCACATGGAGGTGCTCCCGATTGCCCAGGCTGTCCGCAACTCCGGCGGCATCGTTATTGCCCAGGTGGAGACGGTTGCGAAGAACGGCACACTGAATCCCAAGGACGTCAAGGTTCCGGGCATCCTGATTGACCATCTGGTTGTTGCAAGGCCGGAGAACCATTTCCAGACAGAGAACACGCTGTACAATCCGGCGTTCTCCGGACAAGTGAAGATTCCGCTCGAAGCCATTGAGACGATTCCGCTCGACGAACGCAAGGTCATCTCCCGCCGCTCAGCCGCTGAGCTTGCGCCTAATACCGTGCTTAACCTCGGCGTCGGCATTCCGGTCAATGTCTCGACGATAGCTGCCGAAGAAGGCGTGAGCGATCAGCTCATTCTGACGACGGAAGCCGGGTCCATCGGCGGCGTGCCGGCCGGACTGAAGGACTTCGGCCACGCCTACAACTCCGAAGCGATTGTCGACCACGATGCGCAGTTTGACTTCTACGACGGCGGCGGCATTGACTTGTCTGTCCTGGGTCTGGCACAGACCGACCAGTTCGGCAACGTTAACGTGAGCAAGTTCGGCAGCCGGGTTGCCGGCTGCGGAGGCTTCATCAATATCTCGCAGGCGGCCAAGAAGCTGGTCTTCGCCGGTACGTTTACCGCAGGCGGGCTTGAGGTTAAGGTCGAGGACGGACAATTGAAGATTGTGCAGGAAGGCAAAGCGAAGAAGTTCCTGAAGAAGGTCCAGCAGGTTACATTCAGCGGCTCTTACGCTACCAAAGTCGGACAGCCGGTGATCTATATCACGGAACGTGCCGTATTTGAACTGCGTGCCGGGGCTATGACGCTGACAGAGATTGCACCGGGTATTGATCTGCAGCGCGACATCCTGGACCAGATGGAATTCGCGCCGGCTATCGCAGCGGATCTCAGACCGATGGACCCTGGAATGTTCCGGGAGGCATGGGGCAGCCTGAAATCCATTATTGAAGCACGCAAGGCTCCGCAGAGCCAGCAAGAGCCGGTCGCCATCGGCTAA
- a CDS encoding DUF561 domain-containing protein: protein MTITELLGIEYPIFQGAMAQIAREPLVSAVSNAGGLGIIGSGGMSADVLREEIRKVKAATGKPFAVNLMLMMPNIPELIQVILEEGVKIVTTGAGTPAPYMSVLKENGVTVIAVIPSVKIAKKMEALGVDAVVAEGTEAGGHVGETTTMALVPQVVSAVSIPVVAAGGIADGRGIAAAFALGAQGVQVGTRFLATFECPAHENFKQAVLDADDTSTTVTGRSLGGPVRSIKNSMIAEFLKLESEHASREELETISLGSLRRAVFEGDTDRGSVMAGQICGLCNELTSVEEMITGMFAEAEQQLARLGALSITAKVTVQA from the coding sequence ATGACTATTACAGAATTGCTTGGTATAGAGTATCCGATTTTCCAGGGGGCTATGGCACAAATCGCTCGTGAACCCCTAGTCAGTGCCGTATCGAATGCCGGAGGTCTTGGGATCATCGGCTCCGGCGGTATGAGCGCTGACGTGCTCCGCGAAGAGATTCGCAAAGTCAAAGCAGCAACCGGCAAGCCGTTCGCCGTCAACCTGATGCTGATGATGCCGAATATCCCTGAGCTGATCCAGGTGATCCTGGAGGAAGGCGTGAAGATTGTAACGACGGGCGCAGGAACACCGGCTCCATATATGTCAGTACTTAAGGAGAACGGCGTAACCGTAATTGCGGTGATTCCATCCGTTAAGATTGCCAAGAAAATGGAAGCACTTGGTGTTGACGCGGTCGTTGCCGAAGGCACAGAAGCCGGCGGCCACGTGGGCGAAACGACTACAATGGCGCTGGTGCCGCAGGTCGTAAGCGCAGTCTCGATTCCGGTCGTTGCCGCAGGCGGTATTGCGGACGGACGCGGCATCGCGGCAGCCTTCGCGCTTGGTGCACAAGGCGTACAGGTGGGCACCCGCTTCCTGGCTACGTTCGAGTGCCCGGCCCATGAGAATTTCAAGCAGGCGGTACTCGACGCCGATGATACGAGCACGACAGTAACCGGGCGCAGCCTCGGCGGACCCGTACGCAGTATCAAGAACAGTATGATCGCCGAATTCCTCAAGCTGGAGAGTGAGCATGCTTCCCGCGAGGAGCTGGAGACAATCAGCCTCGGCTCCCTGCGCCGCGCTGTCTTCGAAGGTGATACCGACCGCGGCTCGGTTATGGCCGGACAGATCTGCGGCCTGTGCAATGAGCTGACCAGCGTTGAAGAGATGATCACGGGCATGTTCGCAGAGGCAGAGCAGCAGCTTGCGCGCCTCGGAGCACTCAGCATCACAGCGAAGGTAACGGTTCAAGCCTAA